In Achromobacter xylosoxidans A8, a single window of DNA contains:
- a CDS encoding ABC transporter ATP-binding protein yields the protein MLELSSVSKSFGGLHVLHDVSLSVPEGAIFGLIGPNGAGKTTVFNLITGLLPPSGGTITFNGQSVLDKKPHRITRMGIARTFQNIRLFKEMTLLENVVVGAYRHMNYGFPSLLLGLPGYREHEKRARERAHELLTWMRLDHKANDLADNLSYGEQRRLELARALATEPKLLLLDEPVAGMNTGERAELMREILAIRDRGYTILMIEHDMRFVMGLCERIAVLNFGKIIACGGPDEIRNNEQVIEAYLGREDDEDTEQAEAAQ from the coding sequence ATGCTTGAGCTTTCTTCCGTCTCCAAGAGCTTCGGCGGCCTGCATGTGTTGCATGACGTCAGCCTGTCCGTGCCCGAAGGCGCCATCTTCGGCTTGATCGGCCCCAACGGCGCCGGCAAGACCACGGTGTTCAACCTCATCACCGGCCTGTTGCCGCCCAGCGGCGGCACCATCACGTTCAACGGCCAGAGCGTCCTGGACAAGAAGCCGCACCGCATCACGCGCATGGGCATCGCCCGCACGTTCCAGAACATCCGTCTCTTCAAAGAGATGACGCTGCTGGAAAACGTGGTGGTCGGCGCCTATCGCCATATGAACTATGGCTTCCCCAGCCTGCTGCTGGGCCTGCCGGGCTACCGCGAGCACGAAAAGCGCGCCCGCGAGCGTGCGCACGAGTTGCTCACCTGGATGCGCCTGGATCACAAGGCCAACGACCTGGCCGACAACCTGTCCTACGGCGAGCAGCGCCGCCTGGAGCTGGCGCGCGCGCTGGCCACAGAGCCCAAGCTGCTGCTGCTGGACGAGCCGGTCGCGGGCATGAACACCGGCGAACGCGCCGAACTCATGCGCGAGATCCTGGCCATCCGCGACCGCGGCTACACCATCCTGATGATCGAGCACGACATGCGCTTCGTCATGGGCCTGTGCGAACGCATCGCGGTGCTGAACTTCGGCAAGATCATCGCTTGCGGCGGACCCGACGAGATCCGCAACAACGAACAGGTCATCGAAGCCTATCTGGGCCGCGAAGACGACGAAGACACCGAACAAGCGGAGGCCGCACAATGA
- the tyrS gene encoding tyrosine--tRNA ligase — protein MSSTEAPITPEVEADLRIAKRGCDELLVESEFARKLARSRATGVPLRIKLGLDPTAPDIHLGHTVVLNKMRQLQDMGHNVIFLIGDFTSTIGDPSGRNNTRPPLTREQIESNAKTYYAQASLVLDPARTEIRYNSEWCDPLGARGMIQLASRYTVARMMEREDFTKRFKGGIPISVHEFLYPLMQGYDSVALKSDLELGGTDQKFNLLVGRELQKEYGQEPQCILTMPLLVGTDGVEKMSKSKGNYIGISESPDSMFGKLMSISDTLMWRYFELLSFRTLEDIAALKQEIDGGRNPRDAKVMLAQEIITRFHSAKAADEALASFEARFRDGAIPEDMPEVNIGGAPVGILKLLREAGLVASGSEAQRNVEQGGVRVNGDRVEDKSLQLPAGTYVVQVGKRKFARVNLNP, from the coding sequence ATGTCATCCACAGAAGCCCCGATTACCCCCGAAGTCGAAGCAGACCTGCGTATAGCGAAGCGCGGCTGCGATGAGTTGCTGGTCGAGTCCGAATTCGCTCGCAAGCTTGCCAGGAGCCGCGCCACGGGCGTGCCCCTGCGCATCAAATTGGGGCTGGATCCGACCGCGCCGGACATCCACCTGGGCCATACCGTAGTGCTGAACAAGATGCGCCAGCTGCAGGACATGGGGCACAACGTCATCTTCCTGATCGGCGATTTCACCTCCACCATCGGCGATCCCAGCGGCCGCAACAACACCCGCCCGCCGCTCACGCGTGAGCAGATCGAGTCCAATGCCAAGACCTATTACGCCCAGGCCAGCCTGGTGCTGGACCCGGCCCGTACCGAGATCCGCTACAACTCCGAGTGGTGCGATCCGCTGGGCGCGCGCGGCATGATCCAGCTTGCGTCCCGTTATACGGTCGCACGCATGATGGAGCGCGAGGACTTCACCAAGCGCTTCAAGGGCGGCATTCCGATCTCGGTGCATGAATTCCTGTATCCGCTGATGCAGGGCTATGACTCGGTGGCGCTGAAGTCCGATCTGGAGCTGGGGGGCACCGATCAGAAGTTCAACCTGCTGGTCGGGCGCGAGCTGCAAAAGGAGTATGGCCAGGAGCCGCAGTGCATCTTGACGATGCCCTTGCTGGTGGGGACGGACGGCGTAGAGAAGATGTCCAAGTCCAAGGGCAACTACATCGGTATTTCGGAGTCGCCCGATTCGATGTTCGGCAAGCTCATGTCGATTTCCGACACGCTGATGTGGCGCTACTTCGAGCTGCTGTCGTTCCGCACGCTGGAAGATATTGCCGCGCTCAAGCAGGAGATCGACGGCGGCCGCAACCCGCGCGACGCCAAGGTCATGCTGGCCCAGGAAATCATCACGCGCTTCCATTCCGCCAAGGCCGCCGACGAGGCGCTGGCCTCGTTCGAGGCTCGTTTCCGCGACGGCGCGATCCCCGAGGACATGCCCGAGGTCAACATCGGCGGCGCGCCGGTAGGCATCCTCAAGCTGCTGCGCGAAGCCGGTCTGGTGGCTTCGGGTTCGGAAGCGCAGCGCAACGTGGAGCAGGGCGGCGTGCGCGTCAACGGCGACCGGGTGGAAGACAAATCGTTGCAATTGCCGGCGGGGACTTACGTCGTTCAGGTGGGCAAGCGCAAATTTGCGCGTGTTAACTTGAACCCATGA
- the erpA gene encoding iron-sulfur cluster insertion protein ErpA: MNAVTETVDLQAAPPAPLVFTDSAAAKVKDLLAEEGNPELKLRVFVQGGGCSGFQYGFTFDEVVNDDDTVLDKAGVQLLVDPMSFQYLVGAEIDYKEDLEGAQFVIRNPNASTTCGCGSSFSV, encoded by the coding sequence ATGAATGCAGTGACTGAAACCGTCGACCTGCAGGCCGCCCCGCCTGCTCCCCTGGTGTTTACCGATTCGGCTGCGGCCAAGGTGAAGGATCTGTTGGCCGAAGAAGGCAATCCCGAACTGAAGCTGCGCGTTTTCGTGCAGGGCGGAGGCTGTTCGGGTTTCCAGTACGGCTTCACCTTCGACGAAGTCGTGAACGATGACGACACCGTGCTGGACAAGGCTGGCGTGCAACTGCTCGTCGATCCGATGAGCTTCCAGTACCTGGTCGGCGCAGAGATCGACTACAAGGAAGACCTGGAAGGCGCGCAGTTCGTCATCCGCAATCCCAACGCCAGCACCACCTGCGGCTGCGGTTCCTCGTTCTCGGTGTAA
- a CDS encoding DUF6776 family protein has translation MPADSSITPKPSPAGGLMRVFAGLLIGVLLGGSASFFYARKLYRPQDAVVISARQAEVQEEAMRQQSTQLRYTQGQLDTADGELVIERAARQELETQLRTVQAEVGRVRDQLAFYEQLLPPGPEGSVDIRGVEIDRSGGGLRYKVLLMRSGRNGSAPFSGALRFQATGVLKGETVKVDLAPMQVKAESGSVAIPGDNVQTSPLALQFDQYQRSQGILALPEGFVPESVTVSVLEGDTVRASRSVKLEL, from the coding sequence ATGCCCGCTGATTCCTCCATCACACCCAAACCTAGCCCTGCGGGCGGGCTGATGCGCGTATTCGCGGGCTTGCTGATCGGTGTGCTGCTGGGCGGTTCGGCCAGCTTTTTCTACGCCCGCAAGCTCTACCGGCCGCAGGACGCAGTAGTGATCAGCGCCCGGCAGGCCGAGGTCCAGGAAGAGGCGATGCGCCAACAGTCGACGCAGCTGCGCTATACGCAAGGTCAGCTCGACACCGCCGATGGCGAGCTGGTCATCGAACGCGCCGCGCGCCAGGAACTGGAAACGCAGTTGCGGACCGTCCAGGCCGAGGTCGGCAGGGTGCGCGATCAACTGGCGTTCTACGAACAATTGCTGCCGCCAGGGCCCGAGGGCTCGGTGGACATCCGCGGCGTCGAGATTGATCGCAGCGGCGGCGGCCTGCGCTACAAGGTCCTGCTGATGCGCAGCGGCCGTAATGGCAGTGCGCCGTTTTCGGGCGCACTGCGTTTCCAGGCCACCGGCGTCCTGAAGGGCGAGACCGTGAAGGTGGATCTGGCGCCCATGCAGGTCAAGGCCGAGTCCGGCTCGGTCGCCATCCCTGGCGACAACGTGCAGACCTCGCCCCTGGCCCTGCAGTTCGATCAATACCAGCGCAGCCAGGGCATCCTGGCGCTGCCCGAGGGATTTGTCCCCGAAAGCGTGACGGTCAGCGTCCTGGAGGGCGATACCGTCCGGGCGTCAAGAAGCGTCAAGCTCGAACTTTGA
- a CDS encoding anhydro-N-acetylmuramic acid kinase encodes MSGTSVDGVDGVLVRLDDGQAPAVLASASLPMPADLRRELLALNLSGDDELARAALAANGLARLYAQAVAALLRQAGVQAGEVTAIGAHGQTVRHRPDLGYTVQLNAPALLAELTGIDVVADFRSRDVAAGGQGAPLVPPFHAAIFGAPQGRAVLNLGGIANVTLLTPGQAPRGFDTGPANVLLDGWCQRHLGQPYDADGRWAASGQVLAALLEQLIASEPWFALPPPKSTGRDLFNMQWLDERLAAFDGPKPAPQDVQATLQRLTARTVANAVDAAAAGTQEVFVCGGGARNPGLMRELAYCLQRPVRATDALGVPAQEVEALAFAWLAQAFVQRRPAGLPAVTGARGPRILGALYPA; translated from the coding sequence ATGTCGGGCACCAGCGTCGACGGCGTGGACGGCGTGCTGGTGCGCCTGGACGACGGCCAGGCGCCGGCCGTGCTGGCCAGTGCCAGCCTGCCCATGCCGGCCGACCTGCGACGCGAATTGCTGGCGCTGAATCTGTCCGGCGACGACGAGCTGGCCCGCGCCGCCCTGGCCGCGAACGGGCTCGCCCGCCTGTACGCCCAGGCCGTGGCCGCCCTGCTCCGGCAAGCCGGCGTCCAGGCCGGCGAGGTGACCGCCATCGGCGCGCATGGCCAGACCGTGCGGCACCGGCCGGACCTGGGCTATACCGTGCAGCTCAACGCCCCCGCCCTGCTGGCGGAACTGACCGGCATCGACGTGGTGGCGGATTTCCGTAGCCGCGACGTGGCGGCGGGCGGCCAGGGCGCGCCGCTGGTGCCGCCCTTCCATGCCGCCATCTTCGGTGCGCCGCAAGGCCGCGCCGTACTCAATCTGGGCGGCATCGCCAACGTGACGCTGCTTACGCCCGGACAGGCGCCCCGCGGCTTCGACACCGGACCCGCCAACGTTCTGCTGGACGGTTGGTGCCAGCGCCACCTGGGCCAGCCCTATGACGCCGACGGCCGCTGGGCCGCCAGCGGTCAGGTGCTGGCCGCGCTGCTGGAACAATTAATCGCCAGCGAGCCCTGGTTCGCCCTGCCGCCGCCCAAGTCCACCGGACGCGACCTGTTCAATATGCAATGGCTGGATGAGCGCCTGGCGGCGTTCGACGGCCCCAAGCCCGCGCCGCAAGACGTGCAGGCCACCTTGCAGCGCCTGACCGCCCGCACGGTCGCCAATGCGGTCGACGCCGCCGCGGCGGGCACGCAGGAAGTGTTCGTGTGCGGAGGCGGCGCGCGCAACCCGGGCCTGATGCGCGAGCTGGCGTATTGCTTGCAGCGCCCCGTTCGCGCCACGGATGCGCTAGGCGTGCCAGCGCAGGAAGTCGAGGCCCTGGCGTTCGCCTGGCTGGCGCAGGCGTTCGTGCAGCGCAGGCCGGCGGGCCTGCCCGCCGTCACCGGCGCGCGCGGCCCCCGTATCCTGGGCGCGCTGTATCCCGCCTGA
- the rpsI gene encoding 30S ribosomal protein S9 codes for MIGNWNYGTGRRKTSVARVFIKKGTGKIVVNGKPVDDFFARETGRMIVRQPLELTGHLESFDIKVNVHGGGETGQAGAVRHGITRALIDYDATLKPALSQAGFVTRDAREVERKKVGFRKARRRKQFSKR; via the coding sequence ATGATCGGTAACTGGAATTACGGAACCGGCCGTCGCAAAACCTCGGTGGCTCGCGTTTTCATCAAGAAGGGCACGGGTAAGATCGTTGTCAACGGCAAGCCCGTCGACGATTTCTTCGCCCGCGAAACTGGCCGCATGATCGTGCGCCAGCCGCTGGAACTGACCGGCCACCTGGAATCGTTCGACATCAAGGTCAACGTGCACGGCGGCGGTGAAACCGGCCAGGCCGGCGCAGTCCGTCACGGCATCACGCGTGCCCTGATCGACTACGACGCGACCCTGAAGCCCGCACTGTCGCAAGCTGGTTTTGTCACCCGCGATGCCCGCGAAGTCGAACGCAAGAAGGTCGGCTTCCGCAAGGCACGTCGGCGCAAGCAGTTCAGCAAGCGTTAA
- a CDS encoding branched-chain amino acid ABC transporter permease, producing the protein MFEQQFVNALSLGCVYALFALGFTLIFGVLGVINLAHGAVFMVGAYAALFVVQQFSLPLWAGLMAAFFVAGFTGVIIDYLVLKPLRKRNAPHLIPMIATIGVGIILNNGAQSIFGASNLRFPHGTVPEEVIEVAGLHLTVIELGIIFLSFALMAVLMYVMRRTQFGRALRAIAESPKAAWLLGINVEKLFVTTSFAAAALGGVAGVLIGLYSNALFPLMGQPMLHKGIAVIILGGMGDIRGAMLGGLFLGFAEVLSVAYIGSTMRDAVAFGLLFLILLVRPQGLFGKVVQRKA; encoded by the coding sequence ATGTTCGAACAACAATTCGTCAATGCCTTGTCGCTGGGCTGTGTGTATGCACTGTTCGCGCTGGGCTTCACGCTGATCTTCGGCGTGCTCGGGGTGATCAACCTGGCGCATGGCGCCGTCTTCATGGTTGGCGCCTACGCGGCACTGTTCGTCGTGCAGCAATTCAGCCTGCCCCTGTGGGCCGGGCTGATGGCCGCGTTCTTCGTCGCCGGCTTCACCGGGGTCATCATCGACTACCTGGTGCTCAAGCCGCTGCGCAAGCGCAACGCGCCCCACCTGATCCCCATGATCGCCACCATTGGCGTAGGCATCATCCTGAACAACGGCGCCCAGAGCATCTTCGGCGCCAGCAACCTGCGCTTCCCGCACGGCACCGTGCCCGAGGAAGTGATCGAGGTCGCCGGTCTGCACCTGACCGTGATCGAGCTGGGCATCATCTTCCTGTCTTTCGCGCTGATGGCCGTGCTGATGTACGTCATGCGCCGCACGCAATTCGGTCGCGCCCTGCGCGCCATCGCCGAATCGCCCAAGGCCGCCTGGCTGCTGGGCATCAACGTCGAAAAGCTGTTCGTCACCACCTCGTTTGCCGCGGCTGCCCTGGGCGGCGTGGCCGGCGTGCTGATCGGCCTGTACTCCAATGCGCTGTTCCCCCTGATGGGCCAGCCGATGCTGCACAAGGGCATCGCGGTCATCATCCTGGGCGGCATGGGCGACATCCGCGGCGCCATGCTGGGCGGCCTGTTCCTGGGCTTCGCCGAGGTGCTGTCGGTGGCCTACATCGGCTCCACCATGCGCGATGCGGTGGCTTTCGGCCTGCTGTTCCTGATCCTGCTGGTGCGCCCGCAAGGTCTGTTCGGCAAAGTGGTTCAACGCAAGGCTTAA
- a CDS encoding M23 family metallopeptidase, whose amino-acid sequence MNRGLHELASSIKRKVAALFAPVEPKPQRSGLFRRTILVTAIGLFAGAAALGMVQQPDRTELPPSRIISSVLPLSAEQVEVSTPSAAPYISETRIRAGDTLAAVLQRLELDAPSLQTFLTHEASARSIYKLYPGRSVQAATDEAGNLIWLRYIHTPGNEADGQVVTRMLHVAPAGDSYKAEEITESTERQTRVAVGTIRSSLFGATDAAGIPDSVTMQMADILSAKIDFLRDLRQGDKFRVVYEVRSHDGRYAGAGRVLALEFINGDKTYNAVWFSPDEKSGSYYDFDGTSLRGAFLRTALKFSRISSTFGMRMHPIHKTWTGHKGVDYAAPSGTPIHSTADGTVEFSGWQNGYGNVVIVKHHGKYSTLYAHQSRIAEGVTKGSKISQGQLLGYVGATGWATGPHLHYEFRVDNQPIDPLSVDLPVARSLEPAEVRAFNQAVAPYKAQIQLLTEFQQTLPDALTNVASR is encoded by the coding sequence ATGAATCGTGGCCTCCACGAACTGGCGAGTAGCATCAAGCGCAAAGTTGCTGCCCTGTTTGCGCCCGTTGAGCCCAAGCCCCAGCGCTCGGGACTTTTCCGCCGCACTATTCTCGTCACCGCCATTGGTCTGTTCGCAGGCGCCGCCGCCCTCGGCATGGTGCAGCAACCCGACCGCACCGAACTCCCCCCTTCGCGCATCATCAGCAGCGTCCTGCCGTTAAGCGCCGAGCAAGTCGAAGTCAGCACGCCCAGCGCCGCGCCCTATATCAGCGAAACCCGGATCCGCGCCGGCGACACGCTGGCCGCGGTGCTGCAGCGCCTGGAACTGGACGCGCCCAGCCTGCAGACCTTCCTGACGCATGAAGCCAGCGCCCGCAGCATCTACAAGCTGTACCCGGGCCGCTCGGTACAGGCCGCGACGGACGAGGCCGGCAACCTGATCTGGCTGCGTTACATCCACACCCCCGGCAACGAGGCGGATGGCCAGGTCGTGACGCGCATGCTGCACGTCGCGCCCGCGGGCGACAGCTACAAGGCCGAGGAAATCACCGAAAGCACCGAGCGCCAGACCCGCGTCGCCGTGGGCACGATCCGCTCGTCGCTGTTCGGCGCCACCGACGCCGCCGGCATCCCGGACTCGGTCACCATGCAAATGGCCGACATCCTCAGCGCCAAGATCGACTTCCTGCGCGACCTGCGCCAGGGCGATAAATTCCGCGTGGTCTACGAAGTGCGTTCGCACGACGGCCGCTACGCCGGCGCCGGCCGCGTGCTGGCCCTGGAATTCATCAACGGCGACAAGACCTACAACGCGGTCTGGTTCAGCCCCGACGAAAAGAGCGGTTCGTACTACGACTTCGACGGCACCAGCCTGCGCGGCGCGTTCCTGCGCACCGCCCTGAAGTTCAGCCGCATCAGCTCCACCTTCGGCATGCGCATGCATCCCATCCATAAGACCTGGACGGGACACAAGGGCGTGGACTACGCGGCGCCCTCGGGCACGCCGATCCATTCCACCGCCGATGGCACTGTGGAATTCTCCGGCTGGCAGAACGGCTACGGCAACGTCGTCATCGTCAAGCACCACGGCAAATACTCGACGCTGTACGCTCACCAGAGCCGCATCGCCGAAGGCGTCACCAAGGGCTCGAAGATCTCGCAAGGCCAGCTGCTGGGCTATGTTGGCGCCACCGGCTGGGCCACCGGCCCGCACCTGCACTACGAATTCCGCGTGGACAACCAGCCCATCGATCCGCTGTCGGTGGATCTGCCGGTCGCCCGCAGCCTGGAGCCCGCCGAAGTCCGTGCCTTCAACCAGGCCGTGGCGCCGTACAAGGCGCAGATCCAGTTGCTGACCGAATTCCAGCAGACCCTGCCCGACGCGCTGACCAACGTGGCCAGCCGCTAA
- the argC gene encoding N-acetyl-gamma-glutamyl-phosphate reductase: MAQASNTRIKVGIVGGTGYTGVELLRLLSQHPNVELTAITSRKEDGLPVADMYPNLRGRVNLAFSAPEKASLTDCDVVFFATPHGVAMAQAQELIAAGTRVIDLAADFRLQDIPTFERWYKIPHTCPDILAESQYGLVELNREAISKARVIGNPGCYPTTVLLGLAPLLEGGKKLVDAQTLIADCKSGVSGAGRKAEVGSLFSEASDNFKAYGVAGHRHHPEIVAQLEKIAGGKVGLTFVPHLVPMIRGMFSTIYARILPEARDTDFQALFEQRYADEPFVDVMPAGSLPETRSVRASNNLRIALSRPGNGDQLIVLVVQDNLVKGAAGQAVQNMNLMFGIPESTGLDQVAILP; encoded by the coding sequence ATGGCCCAAGCATCGAACACCCGCATCAAGGTTGGTATCGTCGGCGGCACCGGTTACACCGGCGTCGAGCTGCTGCGCTTGCTGTCGCAGCATCCCAATGTGGAGTTGACCGCCATCACGTCCCGCAAGGAAGACGGGCTGCCGGTGGCTGACATGTATCCCAACCTGCGCGGCCGCGTGAACCTCGCGTTCTCGGCGCCGGAAAAGGCCTCGCTGACGGATTGCGACGTCGTGTTCTTCGCGACGCCCCACGGCGTGGCCATGGCCCAGGCCCAGGAACTGATCGCCGCGGGCACCCGCGTCATCGACCTGGCCGCGGACTTCCGCCTGCAAGACATCCCCACCTTCGAACGCTGGTACAAGATTCCCCATACCTGCCCGGACATCCTGGCCGAGTCCCAGTATGGCCTGGTGGAACTGAACCGCGAGGCCATCTCCAAGGCCCGCGTCATCGGTAACCCCGGCTGCTATCCCACCACCGTGCTGCTGGGCCTGGCGCCGCTGCTGGAAGGCGGCAAGAAGCTGGTCGACGCGCAAACCCTGATCGCCGACTGCAAGTCGGGCGTGTCGGGCGCCGGCCGCAAGGCCGAAGTGGGCTCGCTGTTCTCCGAAGCCTCCGACAACTTCAAGGCCTACGGCGTGGCCGGCCACCGCCACCACCCCGAAATCGTCGCGCAACTGGAAAAGATCGCCGGCGGCAAGGTCGGCCTGACCTTTGTGCCTCATCTCGTGCCGATGATCCGCGGCATGTTCTCCACGATCTACGCCCGCATCCTGCCCGAGGCCCGCGATACCGACTTCCAGGCCCTGTTCGAACAGCGCTACGCCGACGAACCCTTCGTCGATGTGATGCCTGCCGGCAGCCTGCCGGAAACCCGTTCGGTGCGCGCCTCGAACAACCTGCGCATCGCGCTCAGCCGCCCCGGCAATGGCGACCAGCTGATCGTCCTGGTGGTCCAGGACAACCTGGTCAAGGGCGCCGCCGGTCAGGCCGTCCAGAACATGAACCTGATGTTCGGCATCCCTGAATCGACCGGCCTGGATCAGGTCGCGATCCTGCCTTGA
- the rplM gene encoding 50S ribosomal protein L13, whose amino-acid sequence MKTFVAKPHEVQRDWFVIDAKGKVLGRVASEVARRLRGKHKPEFTPHVDTGDYIVIVNAADIVVTGAKAKDKKYFRHTTYPGGIRETNFEKMQERFPGRAIQKAVKGMLPKGPLGYAMIKKLKVYAGAEHPHTAQQPKTLDI is encoded by the coding sequence ATGAAGACCTTTGTGGCCAAGCCGCATGAAGTCCAACGTGACTGGTTTGTGATCGACGCCAAGGGCAAAGTCCTCGGTCGTGTGGCCAGCGAAGTCGCACGTCGTCTGCGTGGCAAGCACAAACCTGAATTCACGCCGCACGTTGATACCGGTGACTACATCGTCATCGTCAACGCTGCCGATATCGTTGTTACGGGCGCCAAGGCGAAGGACAAGAAGTACTTCCGCCACACGACGTACCCGGGCGGTATCCGTGAAACGAACTTCGAGAAAATGCAAGAGCGTTTTCCCGGCCGCGCCATTCAGAAGGCTGTCAAGGGCATGCTGCCCAAGGGTCCTCTGGGCTACGCCATGATCAAGAAACTGAAGGTGTACGCCGGTGCCGAGCACCCGCACACCGCCCAGCAGCCCAAGACGCTGGATATCTAA
- a CDS encoding ABC transporter ATP-binding protein, translated as MSVMLEVRGLEVNYGHIEAVRGIDLDLNAKEITALVGANGAGKSTTLLALSGLLPKARGKITFEGEDITNLAPHQLVARGIVQVPEGRAILTTMTVLENLELGAYRRGLKNVDSDLEYVFNLFPRLKERITGIAGNLSGGEQQMLAIGRALMAKPRLLLLDEPSMGLAPIVVQEIFRSLRAINADGLTLFLVEQNVRQALKIAQHGYVLENGAMALTGTGRELLGHPRVLEAYLGA; from the coding sequence ATGAGCGTCATGCTGGAAGTCCGCGGACTCGAGGTCAATTACGGCCACATCGAAGCCGTCCGCGGCATCGACCTGGACCTGAACGCCAAGGAAATCACCGCCCTGGTCGGCGCCAACGGCGCCGGCAAATCGACCACGCTGCTGGCGCTGTCGGGCCTGTTGCCCAAGGCGCGCGGCAAGATCACCTTCGAAGGCGAGGACATCACCAACCTGGCGCCGCACCAACTGGTGGCGCGCGGCATCGTCCAGGTGCCGGAAGGGCGGGCCATCCTCACCACCATGACCGTGCTCGAAAACCTGGAGCTGGGCGCCTACCGCCGCGGCCTCAAGAACGTCGACTCGGACCTGGAATACGTGTTCAACCTGTTCCCGCGCCTGAAGGAACGGATCACTGGCATCGCCGGCAACCTGTCCGGCGGCGAGCAACAGATGCTGGCGATCGGCCGGGCCCTGATGGCCAAGCCGCGCCTGCTGCTGCTGGATGAGCCCTCGATGGGCCTGGCGCCCATCGTGGTGCAGGAGATCTTCCGTTCGCTGCGCGCGATCAACGCCGACGGCCTGACCCTGTTCCTGGTCGAGCAGAACGTGCGCCAGGCGCTCAAGATCGCCCAGCACGGCTATGTGCTGGAAAATGGCGCCATGGCGCTGACCGGCACCGGCCGCGAACTGTTGGGTCATCCCCGCGTGCTGGAAGCCTATCTGGGCGCCTGA
- a CDS encoding branched-chain amino acid ABC transporter permease: protein MSGFENFWAIYGNLVLTLGTNALLALSIWLTLACGMLAMANAAFMGIGAYTAALLTMNYDAPFSVALAGGMAAPALVAALIGLPTLRLSGVYLAMATLGFGEVVRVTILNTESITGGALGLNGIPQLTQWWHVVLAVVIVLFVLWRVRASKIGRSFDAIRGDETAAGLMGIDVRANKMLAFVAGAMIAGLAGALNAHLTFFIGPNEYGFDRGVEILTMAILGGIGGLAGPVLGSFIITVLPEMLRGFADLRLVANGVILVVIVLFLPQGIWDPARFKRWMRQGRQGGKRHA, encoded by the coding sequence ATGAGCGGATTCGAAAACTTCTGGGCCATCTACGGCAACCTGGTGCTCACGCTGGGCACCAACGCCTTGCTGGCCCTCTCCATCTGGCTGACCCTGGCTTGCGGCATGCTGGCCATGGCCAACGCAGCCTTCATGGGCATCGGGGCGTACACCGCCGCGCTGCTCACCATGAACTATGACGCGCCGTTCTCGGTCGCGCTCGCCGGCGGCATGGCGGCGCCCGCGCTGGTGGCCGCCCTGATCGGCTTGCCGACCTTGCGGCTGTCCGGGGTCTACCTCGCCATGGCCACGCTGGGCTTTGGCGAAGTGGTCCGCGTGACCATCCTCAACACCGAATCCATCACCGGCGGCGCGCTGGGCCTCAATGGCATCCCGCAGCTGACGCAGTGGTGGCACGTGGTGTTGGCCGTGGTCATTGTGCTGTTCGTGCTGTGGCGCGTGCGCGCCTCCAAGATCGGGCGTTCGTTCGACGCCATCCGCGGCGACGAAACCGCGGCCGGCCTGATGGGCATCGACGTGCGCGCCAACAAGATGCTGGCCTTCGTGGCCGGCGCGATGATCGCGGGCCTGGCCGGCGCCTTGAATGCGCACCTGACCTTCTTCATCGGTCCCAACGAATACGGTTTCGACCGTGGCGTGGAAATCCTGACCATGGCGATCCTGGGCGGCATCGGCGGCCTGGCCGGTCCCGTGCTGGGCAGCTTCATCATTACCGTGCTGCCCGAAATGCTGCGCGGTTTTGCCGATCTGCGCCTGGTCGCGAACGGAGTGATTCTGGTGGTGATTGTGTTGTTCCTGCCGCAAGGCATCTGGGATCCGGCGCGCTTCAAGCGCTGGATGCGCCAAGGACGCCAGGGAGGCAAGCGCCATGCTTGA